In Neospora caninum Liverpool complete genome, chromosome Ib, one DNA window encodes the following:
- a CDS encoding putative microneme protein MIC4 — protein MRALLLVPVIACSQQSSIWFAVARRHGGQQLRLGVPEFRPLFAQMTIGGDEPSTTAAGSEDANYDLSCLHSSNVGSKAATIGDPLPTGSAKQCALVCREVTECNHFTYNTQAKMCYLKSGKPDLYSYPGDMTAPRSCDTTCFEKGVSYDKAPDVMNPISASQAVDCQAACAADPRCKTFTFSEPDKTCSFKGRGFSAHKQMKVAGVTSGPAQFCDSGGDLRRDSVGDLRRDSGGDLRLQEQADQLYGCVHTEDVGSEAPNLSDPKPATSMEACMKRCRSEGKCTHFTFNVTAGMCHLKAGKMQLYPYAGDRTGPKSCDTSCFWREVAYAKNQLSDLGSAYQILQPTDCQALCAANPLCKVFVWDYFEKTCAFRGKGFLKHKKPHAVGAISGPREFCDFGGNMHQREEADAANTDDPVDAARALPNAADHHQDLLCVHTGNIGSKAGDIESPQPANDLTECMARCKATKKCSHYTFNTNSKYCHMKSGKPKLYEYPGDLTGSKTCDTSCFRRGVDYSTAPGVGKPWFTTLATDCQVACGAEDGCVAFTWHAPTSRCYLLTAGFSKHRRDGVEGAISGPYTFCDDSENLQVLEEEDA, from the coding sequence ATGAGAGCCTTGCTCTTGGTCCCCGTCATTGCGTGCTCGCAACAAAGTTCCATATGGTTCGCAGTGGCGAGACGCCATGGCGGACAACAACTGAGGCTGGGCGTTCCCGAATTCCGGCCCCTCTTCGCCCAAATGACTATAGGTGGTGACGAGCCTAGCACCACCGCCGCAGGTTCAGAGGATGCAAACTATGATTTATCATGTTTACATTCCAGCAATGTGGGATCCAAAGCTGCTACGATAGGCGACCCATTGCCAACTGGTTCTGCGAAACAGTGCGCACTGGTATGCAGAGAGGTTACTGAATGTAATCACTTCACGTACAACACACAAGCGAAGATGTGCTATCTGAAAAGTGGGAAACCGGATTTATATTCATATCCGGGAGACATGACGGCTCCGCGCAGTTGTGATACAACATGCTTTGAAAAGGGCGTGTCGTACGACAAAGCTCCTGACGTGATGAATCCGATATCCGCGAGTCAAGCAGTGGATTGCCAGGCGGCGTGTGCGGCGGACCCGAGGTGCAAAACTTTCACCTTTTCCGAGCCCGACAAGACATGTAGTTTCAAAGGACGGGGGTTTTCTGCGCATAAGCAAATGAAGGTGGCCGGCGTGACTTCTGGGCCGGCACAGTTTTGCGACAGTGGTGGGGACTTGAGACGCGACAGTGTTGGGGACTTGAGACGCGACAGTGGTGGGGACTTGAGACTGCAGGAGCAGGCTGATCAGCTATATGGTTGCGTTCACACGGAGGACGTTGGATCAGAAGCTCCGAACTTGTCAGACCCGAAGCCGGCTACTTCCATGGAGGCATGTATGAAACGGTGCCGGAGCGAGGGGAAATGCACACACTTTACTTTCAATGTGACGGCAGGGATGTGCCACCTTAAGGCTGGAAAGATGCAATTGTATCCATACGCGGGAGATCGAACAGGTCCAAAGAGCTGCGATACAAGCTGTTTTTGGAGGGAGGTCGCATACGCCAAAAATCAATTGTCAGATTTGGGATCAGCTTACCAAATTTTACAGCCGACTGACTGTCAAGCACTTTGCGCCGCCAATCCGTTGTGTAAGGTATTTGTTTGGGATTACTTCGAGAAGACGTGCGCCTTCAGAGGAAAGGGGTTCCTCAAACACAAAAAGCCACACGCCGTGGGAGCCATCTCGGGCCCTCGAGAGTTTTGCGATTTTGGCGGTAATATGCaccagcgagaagaggcggatgCCGCCAATACGGATGATCCTGTtgacgcggcgagagcgcTGCCTAATGCTGCTGATCATCACCAAGACTTGCTGTGTGTCCACACCGGCAATATTGGGTCAAAAGCAGGAGATATTGAAAGTCCGCAGCCAGCGAATGACTTGACTGAGTGCATGGCCAGATGCAAAGCGACAAAAAAATGCAGCCACTACACCTTCAATACGAACTCGAAGTACTGCCATATGAAATCAGGGAAACCTAAACTTTATGAATATCCTGGTGACCTGACCGGATCCAAAACTTGTGATACAAGTTGCTTCAGGAGGGGCGTCGACTACTCTACTGCCCCTGGTGTCGGTAAACCATGGTTCACTACGCTAGCAACTGACTGTCAAGTTGCATGCGGGGCTGAAGACGGCTGCGTGGCGTTCACCTGGCACGCGCCGACGTCACGATGCTACTTACTAACCGCAGGCTTTTCGAAGCATCGACGCGACGGTGTAGAGGGCGCGATATCTGGACCCTATACTTTCTGTGACGACAGCGAGAATCTTCAGGTGcttgaagaggaagacgcatAA